GGGTTGACGTAAGGACGGCCCTGGATGGTGGGTTCGTCCATGGAGATTACTTGGACAGAATGTCCATGGTGCGGCGGTAGCGCGCGGCAAAGCGTCGGCCTACATCCATGGCATGGTTGTAGGTATCGTCAGCCTTGGCAATTTCGATCCGCCCGTCGCGCACTTCGACGGCCACCTCATCGCCACGGTCGAGGCCAGCCGCCGCCAGAACCTCCCGCGGCAGCGTGAGACCCGTTGAGTTGCCGATCCTGGTGAGCTTTGTGGTGTGCACGGACGCCTCCTCACAGTCAACGCATTATGTAATGACGCTTGTTATTACGTCAAGGCCCATGGGCTGCCGTTTCGCAGGAAACGACCACCGCCCAACTGGCTTCCTGCGCTGTCATCCCAGGCATGGAGCGTCATCCGAAAGAGCCAAAGCCTGTACCTCGCGGACCAACCCGTCGACCAATGCCGCCGAATCCTGGGGGCGGAACAGGGCGCCGGCATATTCCAGCCGCAGGACCAGCGTGTCACGTGGCACCACCACCAGGGTCAGCGGATAGCTCATCCGCCCGCGGTTGCCGACCTCGCGGAAGGACAGGGTTGCG
The Azospirillum sp. TSA2s DNA segment above includes these coding regions:
- a CDS encoding AbrB/MazE/SpoVT family DNA-binding domain-containing protein; the encoded protein is MHTTKLTRIGNSTGLTLPREVLAAAGLDRGDEVAVEVRDGRIEIAKADDTYNHAMDVGRRFAARYRRTMDILSK